The following proteins are co-located in the Gorilla gorilla gorilla isolate KB3781 chromosome 18, NHGRI_mGorGor1-v2.1_pri, whole genome shotgun sequence genome:
- the RHBDF1 gene encoding inactive rhomboid protein 1 isoform X1 produces MEACLALPGTMSEARRDSTSSLQRKKPPWLKLDIPSAVPLTAEEPSFLQVGPGLQGLWVPPVQHPHHDPVAQPLRRQAFLRSVSMPAETAHISSPHHELRRPVLQRQTSITQTIRRGTADWFGVSKDSDSTQKWQRKSIRHCSQRYGKLKPQVLRELDLPSQDNVSLTSTETPPPLYVGPCQLGMQKIIDPLARGRAFRVADDTAEGLSAPHTPVTPGAASLCSFSSSRSGFHRLPRRRKRESVAKMSFRAAAALMKGRSVRDGTFRRAQRRSFTPASFLEEDTTDFPDELDTSFFAREGILHEELSTYPDEVFESPSEAALKDWEKAPEQADLTGGALDRSELERSHLMLPLERGWRKQKEGAAAPQPKVRLRQEVVSTAGPRRGQRIAVPVRKLFAREKRPYGLGMVGRLTNRTYRKRIDSFVKRQIEDMDDHRPFFTYWLTFVHSLVTILAVCIYGIAPVGFSQHETVDSVLRNRGVYENVKYVQQENFWIGPSSEALIHLGAKFSPCMRQDPQVHSFIRSAREREKHSACCVRNDRSGCVQTSEEECSSTLAVWVKWPIHPSAPELAGHKRQFGSVCHQDPRVCDEPSSEDPHEWPEDITKWPICTKNSAGNHTNHPHMDCVITGRPCCIGTKGRCEITSREYCDFMRGYFHEEATLCSQVHCMDDVCGLLPFLNPEVPDQFYRLWLSLFLHAGILHCLVSICFQMTVLRDLEKLAGWHRIAIIYLLSGVTGNLASAIFLPYRAEVGPAGSQFGILACLFVELFQSWQILARPWRAFFKLLAVVLFLFTFGLLPWIDNFAHISGFISGLFLSFAFLPYISFGKFDLYRKRCQIIIFQVVFLGLLAGLVVLFYVYPVRCEWCEFLTCIPFTDKFCEKYELDAQLH; encoded by the exons ATGGAG GCCTGCCTTGCTCTGCCAGGAACCATGAGTGAGGCCCGCAGGGACAGCACGAGCAGCCTGCAGCGCAAGAAGCCACCCTGGCTAAAGCTGGACATTCCCTCTGCGGTGCCCCTGACGGCAGAAGAGCCCAGCTTCCTGCAGGTAGGCCCTGGCCTGCAGGGACTGTGGGTGCCCCCTGTCCAGCACCCTCACCATGACCCTGTTGCCCAGCCCCTGAGGCGACAGGCTTTCCTGAGGAGTGTGAGTATGCCAGCCGAGACAGCCCACATCTCTTCGCCGCACCATGAGCTCCGGCGGCCGGTGCTGCAACGCCAGACGTCCATCACACAGACCATCCGCAG GGGGACCGCCGACTGGTTTGGAGTGAGCAAGGACAGTGACAGCACCCAGAAATGGCAGCGCAAGAGCATCCGTCACTGCAGCCAGCGCTACGGGAAGCTGAAGCCCCAGGTCCTCCGGGAGCTGGACCTGCCCAGCCAGGACAACGTGTCGCTGACCAGCACCGAGACGCCACCCCCACTGTACGTGGGGCCGTGCCAGCTGGGCATGCAGAAG atCATAGACCCCCTGGCCCGTGGCCGTGCCTTCCGTGTGGCAGATGACACTGCGGAAGGCCTGAGTGCCCCACACACTCCCGTCACGCCGGGTGCTGCCTCCCTCTGCTCCTTCTCCAGCTCCCGCTCAGGTTTCCACCGGCTCCCGCGGCGGCGCAAGCGAGAGTCGGTGGCCAAGATGAGCTTCCGGGCGGCCGCAGCACTGATGAAA GGCCGCTCCGTCAGGGATGGCACCTTTCGCCGGGCACAGCGTCGAAGCTTCACTCCAGCTAGCTTTCTGGAGGAGGACACAACTGATTTCCCCGATGAGCTGGACACATCCTTCTTTGCCCGG GAAGGTATCCTCCACGAAGAGCTGTCCACATACCCGGATGAAGTTTTCGAGTCCCCATCGGAGGCAGCGCTAAAGGACTGGGAGAAGGCACCGGAGCAGGCGGACCTCACCGGCGGGGCCCTGGACCGCAGCGAGCTTGAGCGCAGCCACCTGATGCT GCCCTTGGAGCGAGGCTGGCGGAAGCAGAAGGAGGGCGCCGCAGCCCCGCAGCCCAAGGTGCGGCTCCGACAGGAGGTGGTGAGCACCGCGGGGCCGCGACGGGGCCAGCGTATCGCGGTGCCGGTGCGCAAGCTCTTCGCCCGGGAGAAGCGGCcgtatgggctgggcatggtgggacggCTCACCAACCGCACCTACCGCAAGCGCATCGACAGCTTCGTCAAGCGCCAGATCGAGGACATGGACGACCACAG GCCCTTCTTCACCTACTGGCTTACCTTCGTGCACTCGCTCGTCACCATTCTAGCCGTGTGCATCTATGGCATCGCGCCCGTGGGCTTCTCGCAGCATGAAACGGTGGACTCG GTGCTGCGGAACCGCGGGGTCTACGAGAACGTCAAGTACGTGCAGCAGGAGAACTTCTGGATCGGGCCCAGCTCG GAAGCCCTCATCCACCTGGGCGCCAAGTTTTCGCCCTGCATGCGCCAGGACCCGCAGGTGCACAGCTTCATTCGCTCAGCGCGCGAGCGCGAGAAGCACTCCGCCTGCTGCGTGCGCAACGACAGGTCGGGCTGCGTGCAGACCTCGGAGGAGGAGTGCTCG TCCACGCTGGCAGTGTGGGTGAAGTGGCCCATCCATCCCAGCGCCCCAGAGCTTGCGGGCCACAAGAGACAGTTTGGCTCTGTCTGCCACCAGGATCCCAG GGTGTGTGATGAGCCCTCCTCCGAAGACCCTCATGAGTGGCCAgaagacatcaccaagtggccg ATCTGCACCAAAAACAGCGCCGGGAACCACACCAACCATCCCCACATGGACTGTGTCATCACAGGACGGCCCTGCTGCATTGGCACCAAGGGCAG GTGTGAGATCACCTCCAGGGAGTACTGTGACTTCATGAGGGGCTACTTCCATGAGGAGGCCACGCTCTGCTCTCAG GTGCACTGCATGGATGATGTGTGTGGGCTCCTGCCTTTCCTCAACCCCGAGGTGCCTGACCAGTTCTACCGCCTGTGGCTATCCCTCTTCCTGCACGCCGG GATCTTGCACTGCCTGGTGTCCATCTGCTTCCAGATGACTGTCCTGCGGGACCTGGAGAAGCTGGCAGGCTGGCACCGCATAGCCATCATCTACCTGCTGAGTGGTGTCACCGGCAACCTGGCCAGTGCCATCTTCCTGCCATACCGAGCAGAG GTGGGTCCTGCTGGTTCCCAGTTCGGCATCCTGGCCTGCCTCTTCGTGGAGCTCTTCCAGAGCTGGCAGATCCTGGCGCGGCCCTGGCGTGCCTTCTTCAAGCTGCTGGCTGTGGTGCTCTTCCTCTTCACCTTTGGGCTGCTGCCGTGGATTGACAACTTTGCCCACATCTCGGGGTTCATCAGtggcctcttcctctccttcgCCTTCTTGCCCTACATCAGCTTTGGCAAGTTCGACCTGTACCGGAAACGCTGCCAGATCATCATCTTTCAGGTGGTCTTCCTGGGCCTCCTGGCTGGCCTGGTGGTCCTCTTCTACGTCTATCCTGTCCGCTGTGAGTGGTGTGAGTTCCTCACCTGCATCCCCTTCACTGACAAGTTCTGTGAGAAGTACGAACTGGACGCTCAGCTCCACTGA
- the RHBDF1 gene encoding inactive rhomboid protein 1 isoform X4, whose protein sequence is MEACLALPGTMSEARRDSTSSLQRKKPPWLKLDIPSAVPLTAEEPSFLQVGPGLQGLWVPPVQHPHHDPVAQPLRRQAFLRSVSMPAETAHISSPHHELRRPVLQRQTSITQTIRRGTADWFGVSKDSDSTQKWQRKSIRHCSQRYGKLKPQVLRELDLPSQDNVSLTSTETPPPLYVGPCQLGMQKIIDPLARGRAFRVADDTAEGLSAPHTPVTPGAASLCSFSSSRSGFHRLPRRRKRESVAKMSFRAAAALMKGRSVRDGTFRRAQRRSFTPASFLEEDTTDFPDELDTSFFAREGILHEELSTYPDEVFESPSEAALKDWEKAPEQADLTGGALDRSELERSHLMLPLERGWRKQKEGAAAPQPKVRLRQEVVSTAGPRRGQRIAVPVRKLFAREKRPYGLGMVGRLTNRTYRKRIDSFVKRQIEDMDDHRPFFTYWLTFVHSLVTILAVCIYGIAPVGFSQHETVDSVLRNRGVYENVKYVQQENFWIGPSSEALIHLGAKFSPCMRQDPQVHSFIRSAREREKHSACCVRNDRSGCVQTSEEECSSTLAVWVKWPIHPSAPELAGHKRQFGSVCHQDPRVCDEPSSEDPHEWPEDITKWPICTKNSAGNHTNHPHMDCVITGRPCCIGTKGRCEITSREYCDFMRGYFHEEATLCSQMTVLRDLEKLAGWHRIAIIYLLSGVTGNLASAIFLPYRAEVGPAGSQFGILACLFVELFQSWQILARPWRAFFKLLAVVLFLFTFGLLPWIDNFAHISGFISGLFLSFAFLPYISFGKFDLYRKRCQIIIFQVVFLGLLAGLVVLFYVYPVRCEWCEFLTCIPFTDKFCEKYELDAQLH, encoded by the exons ATGGAG GCCTGCCTTGCTCTGCCAGGAACCATGAGTGAGGCCCGCAGGGACAGCACGAGCAGCCTGCAGCGCAAGAAGCCACCCTGGCTAAAGCTGGACATTCCCTCTGCGGTGCCCCTGACGGCAGAAGAGCCCAGCTTCCTGCAGGTAGGCCCTGGCCTGCAGGGACTGTGGGTGCCCCCTGTCCAGCACCCTCACCATGACCCTGTTGCCCAGCCCCTGAGGCGACAGGCTTTCCTGAGGAGTGTGAGTATGCCAGCCGAGACAGCCCACATCTCTTCGCCGCACCATGAGCTCCGGCGGCCGGTGCTGCAACGCCAGACGTCCATCACACAGACCATCCGCAG GGGGACCGCCGACTGGTTTGGAGTGAGCAAGGACAGTGACAGCACCCAGAAATGGCAGCGCAAGAGCATCCGTCACTGCAGCCAGCGCTACGGGAAGCTGAAGCCCCAGGTCCTCCGGGAGCTGGACCTGCCCAGCCAGGACAACGTGTCGCTGACCAGCACCGAGACGCCACCCCCACTGTACGTGGGGCCGTGCCAGCTGGGCATGCAGAAG atCATAGACCCCCTGGCCCGTGGCCGTGCCTTCCGTGTGGCAGATGACACTGCGGAAGGCCTGAGTGCCCCACACACTCCCGTCACGCCGGGTGCTGCCTCCCTCTGCTCCTTCTCCAGCTCCCGCTCAGGTTTCCACCGGCTCCCGCGGCGGCGCAAGCGAGAGTCGGTGGCCAAGATGAGCTTCCGGGCGGCCGCAGCACTGATGAAA GGCCGCTCCGTCAGGGATGGCACCTTTCGCCGGGCACAGCGTCGAAGCTTCACTCCAGCTAGCTTTCTGGAGGAGGACACAACTGATTTCCCCGATGAGCTGGACACATCCTTCTTTGCCCGG GAAGGTATCCTCCACGAAGAGCTGTCCACATACCCGGATGAAGTTTTCGAGTCCCCATCGGAGGCAGCGCTAAAGGACTGGGAGAAGGCACCGGAGCAGGCGGACCTCACCGGCGGGGCCCTGGACCGCAGCGAGCTTGAGCGCAGCCACCTGATGCT GCCCTTGGAGCGAGGCTGGCGGAAGCAGAAGGAGGGCGCCGCAGCCCCGCAGCCCAAGGTGCGGCTCCGACAGGAGGTGGTGAGCACCGCGGGGCCGCGACGGGGCCAGCGTATCGCGGTGCCGGTGCGCAAGCTCTTCGCCCGGGAGAAGCGGCcgtatgggctgggcatggtgggacggCTCACCAACCGCACCTACCGCAAGCGCATCGACAGCTTCGTCAAGCGCCAGATCGAGGACATGGACGACCACAG GCCCTTCTTCACCTACTGGCTTACCTTCGTGCACTCGCTCGTCACCATTCTAGCCGTGTGCATCTATGGCATCGCGCCCGTGGGCTTCTCGCAGCATGAAACGGTGGACTCG GTGCTGCGGAACCGCGGGGTCTACGAGAACGTCAAGTACGTGCAGCAGGAGAACTTCTGGATCGGGCCCAGCTCG GAAGCCCTCATCCACCTGGGCGCCAAGTTTTCGCCCTGCATGCGCCAGGACCCGCAGGTGCACAGCTTCATTCGCTCAGCGCGCGAGCGCGAGAAGCACTCCGCCTGCTGCGTGCGCAACGACAGGTCGGGCTGCGTGCAGACCTCGGAGGAGGAGTGCTCG TCCACGCTGGCAGTGTGGGTGAAGTGGCCCATCCATCCCAGCGCCCCAGAGCTTGCGGGCCACAAGAGACAGTTTGGCTCTGTCTGCCACCAGGATCCCAG GGTGTGTGATGAGCCCTCCTCCGAAGACCCTCATGAGTGGCCAgaagacatcaccaagtggccg ATCTGCACCAAAAACAGCGCCGGGAACCACACCAACCATCCCCACATGGACTGTGTCATCACAGGACGGCCCTGCTGCATTGGCACCAAGGGCAG GTGTGAGATCACCTCCAGGGAGTACTGTGACTTCATGAGGGGCTACTTCCATGAGGAGGCCACGCTCTGCTCTCAG ATGACTGTCCTGCGGGACCTGGAGAAGCTGGCAGGCTGGCACCGCATAGCCATCATCTACCTGCTGAGTGGTGTCACCGGCAACCTGGCCAGTGCCATCTTCCTGCCATACCGAGCAGAG GTGGGTCCTGCTGGTTCCCAGTTCGGCATCCTGGCCTGCCTCTTCGTGGAGCTCTTCCAGAGCTGGCAGATCCTGGCGCGGCCCTGGCGTGCCTTCTTCAAGCTGCTGGCTGTGGTGCTCTTCCTCTTCACCTTTGGGCTGCTGCCGTGGATTGACAACTTTGCCCACATCTCGGGGTTCATCAGtggcctcttcctctccttcgCCTTCTTGCCCTACATCAGCTTTGGCAAGTTCGACCTGTACCGGAAACGCTGCCAGATCATCATCTTTCAGGTGGTCTTCCTGGGCCTCCTGGCTGGCCTGGTGGTCCTCTTCTACGTCTATCCTGTCCGCTGTGAGTGGTGTGAGTTCCTCACCTGCATCCCCTTCACTGACAAGTTCTGTGAGAAGTACGAACTGGACGCTCAGCTCCACTGA
- the RHBDF1 gene encoding inactive rhomboid protein 1 isoform X2: MEACLALPGTMSEARRDSTSSLQRKKPPWLKLDIPSAVPLTAEEPSFLQPLRRQAFLRSVSMPAETAHISSPHHELRRPVLQRQTSITQTIRRGTADWFGVSKDSDSTQKWQRKSIRHCSQRYGKLKPQVLRELDLPSQDNVSLTSTETPPPLYVGPCQLGMQKIIDPLARGRAFRVADDTAEGLSAPHTPVTPGAASLCSFSSSRSGFHRLPRRRKRESVAKMSFRAAAALMKGRSVRDGTFRRAQRRSFTPASFLEEDTTDFPDELDTSFFAREGILHEELSTYPDEVFESPSEAALKDWEKAPEQADLTGGALDRSELERSHLMLPLERGWRKQKEGAAAPQPKVRLRQEVVSTAGPRRGQRIAVPVRKLFAREKRPYGLGMVGRLTNRTYRKRIDSFVKRQIEDMDDHRPFFTYWLTFVHSLVTILAVCIYGIAPVGFSQHETVDSVLRNRGVYENVKYVQQENFWIGPSSEALIHLGAKFSPCMRQDPQVHSFIRSAREREKHSACCVRNDRSGCVQTSEEECSSTLAVWVKWPIHPSAPELAGHKRQFGSVCHQDPRVCDEPSSEDPHEWPEDITKWPICTKNSAGNHTNHPHMDCVITGRPCCIGTKGRCEITSREYCDFMRGYFHEEATLCSQVHCMDDVCGLLPFLNPEVPDQFYRLWLSLFLHAGILHCLVSICFQMTVLRDLEKLAGWHRIAIIYLLSGVTGNLASAIFLPYRAEVGPAGSQFGILACLFVELFQSWQILARPWRAFFKLLAVVLFLFTFGLLPWIDNFAHISGFISGLFLSFAFLPYISFGKFDLYRKRCQIIIFQVVFLGLLAGLVVLFYVYPVRCEWCEFLTCIPFTDKFCEKYELDAQLH, encoded by the exons ATGGAG GCCTGCCTTGCTCTGCCAGGAACCATGAGTGAGGCCCGCAGGGACAGCACGAGCAGCCTGCAGCGCAAGAAGCCACCCTGGCTAAAGCTGGACATTCCCTCTGCGGTGCCCCTGACGGCAGAAGAGCCCAGCTTCCTGCAG CCCCTGAGGCGACAGGCTTTCCTGAGGAGTGTGAGTATGCCAGCCGAGACAGCCCACATCTCTTCGCCGCACCATGAGCTCCGGCGGCCGGTGCTGCAACGCCAGACGTCCATCACACAGACCATCCGCAG GGGGACCGCCGACTGGTTTGGAGTGAGCAAGGACAGTGACAGCACCCAGAAATGGCAGCGCAAGAGCATCCGTCACTGCAGCCAGCGCTACGGGAAGCTGAAGCCCCAGGTCCTCCGGGAGCTGGACCTGCCCAGCCAGGACAACGTGTCGCTGACCAGCACCGAGACGCCACCCCCACTGTACGTGGGGCCGTGCCAGCTGGGCATGCAGAAG atCATAGACCCCCTGGCCCGTGGCCGTGCCTTCCGTGTGGCAGATGACACTGCGGAAGGCCTGAGTGCCCCACACACTCCCGTCACGCCGGGTGCTGCCTCCCTCTGCTCCTTCTCCAGCTCCCGCTCAGGTTTCCACCGGCTCCCGCGGCGGCGCAAGCGAGAGTCGGTGGCCAAGATGAGCTTCCGGGCGGCCGCAGCACTGATGAAA GGCCGCTCCGTCAGGGATGGCACCTTTCGCCGGGCACAGCGTCGAAGCTTCACTCCAGCTAGCTTTCTGGAGGAGGACACAACTGATTTCCCCGATGAGCTGGACACATCCTTCTTTGCCCGG GAAGGTATCCTCCACGAAGAGCTGTCCACATACCCGGATGAAGTTTTCGAGTCCCCATCGGAGGCAGCGCTAAAGGACTGGGAGAAGGCACCGGAGCAGGCGGACCTCACCGGCGGGGCCCTGGACCGCAGCGAGCTTGAGCGCAGCCACCTGATGCT GCCCTTGGAGCGAGGCTGGCGGAAGCAGAAGGAGGGCGCCGCAGCCCCGCAGCCCAAGGTGCGGCTCCGACAGGAGGTGGTGAGCACCGCGGGGCCGCGACGGGGCCAGCGTATCGCGGTGCCGGTGCGCAAGCTCTTCGCCCGGGAGAAGCGGCcgtatgggctgggcatggtgggacggCTCACCAACCGCACCTACCGCAAGCGCATCGACAGCTTCGTCAAGCGCCAGATCGAGGACATGGACGACCACAG GCCCTTCTTCACCTACTGGCTTACCTTCGTGCACTCGCTCGTCACCATTCTAGCCGTGTGCATCTATGGCATCGCGCCCGTGGGCTTCTCGCAGCATGAAACGGTGGACTCG GTGCTGCGGAACCGCGGGGTCTACGAGAACGTCAAGTACGTGCAGCAGGAGAACTTCTGGATCGGGCCCAGCTCG GAAGCCCTCATCCACCTGGGCGCCAAGTTTTCGCCCTGCATGCGCCAGGACCCGCAGGTGCACAGCTTCATTCGCTCAGCGCGCGAGCGCGAGAAGCACTCCGCCTGCTGCGTGCGCAACGACAGGTCGGGCTGCGTGCAGACCTCGGAGGAGGAGTGCTCG TCCACGCTGGCAGTGTGGGTGAAGTGGCCCATCCATCCCAGCGCCCCAGAGCTTGCGGGCCACAAGAGACAGTTTGGCTCTGTCTGCCACCAGGATCCCAG GGTGTGTGATGAGCCCTCCTCCGAAGACCCTCATGAGTGGCCAgaagacatcaccaagtggccg ATCTGCACCAAAAACAGCGCCGGGAACCACACCAACCATCCCCACATGGACTGTGTCATCACAGGACGGCCCTGCTGCATTGGCACCAAGGGCAG GTGTGAGATCACCTCCAGGGAGTACTGTGACTTCATGAGGGGCTACTTCCATGAGGAGGCCACGCTCTGCTCTCAG GTGCACTGCATGGATGATGTGTGTGGGCTCCTGCCTTTCCTCAACCCCGAGGTGCCTGACCAGTTCTACCGCCTGTGGCTATCCCTCTTCCTGCACGCCGG GATCTTGCACTGCCTGGTGTCCATCTGCTTCCAGATGACTGTCCTGCGGGACCTGGAGAAGCTGGCAGGCTGGCACCGCATAGCCATCATCTACCTGCTGAGTGGTGTCACCGGCAACCTGGCCAGTGCCATCTTCCTGCCATACCGAGCAGAG GTGGGTCCTGCTGGTTCCCAGTTCGGCATCCTGGCCTGCCTCTTCGTGGAGCTCTTCCAGAGCTGGCAGATCCTGGCGCGGCCCTGGCGTGCCTTCTTCAAGCTGCTGGCTGTGGTGCTCTTCCTCTTCACCTTTGGGCTGCTGCCGTGGATTGACAACTTTGCCCACATCTCGGGGTTCATCAGtggcctcttcctctccttcgCCTTCTTGCCCTACATCAGCTTTGGCAAGTTCGACCTGTACCGGAAACGCTGCCAGATCATCATCTTTCAGGTGGTCTTCCTGGGCCTCCTGGCTGGCCTGGTGGTCCTCTTCTACGTCTATCCTGTCCGCTGTGAGTGGTGTGAGTTCCTCACCTGCATCCCCTTCACTGACAAGTTCTGTGAGAAGTACGAACTGGACGCTCAGCTCCACTGA
- the RHBDF1 gene encoding inactive rhomboid protein 1 isoform X5 has product MSEARRDSTSSLQRKKPPWLKLDIPSAVPLTAEEPSFLQPLRRQAFLRSVSMPAETAHISSPHHELRRPVLQRQTSITQTIRRGTADWFGVSKDSDSTQKWQRKSIRHCSQRYGKLKPQVLRELDLPSQDNVSLTSTETPPPLYVGPCQLGMQKIIDPLARGRAFRVADDTAEGLSAPHTPVTPGAASLCSFSSSRSGFHRLPRRRKRESVAKMSFRAAAALMKGRSVRDGTFRRAQRRSFTPASFLEEDTTDFPDELDTSFFAREGILHEELSTYPDEVFESPSEAALKDWEKAPEQADLTGGALDRSELERSHLMLPLERGWRKQKEGAAAPQPKVRLRQEVVSTAGPRRGQRIAVPVRKLFAREKRPYGLGMVGRLTNRTYRKRIDSFVKRQIEDMDDHRPFFTYWLTFVHSLVTILAVCIYGIAPVGFSQHETVDSVLRNRGVYENVKYVQQENFWIGPSSEALIHLGAKFSPCMRQDPQVHSFIRSAREREKHSACCVRNDRSGCVQTSEEECSSTLAVWVKWPIHPSAPELAGHKRQFGSVCHQDPRVCDEPSSEDPHEWPEDITKWPICTKNSAGNHTNHPHMDCVITGRPCCIGTKGRCEITSREYCDFMRGYFHEEATLCSQMTVLRDLEKLAGWHRIAIIYLLSGVTGNLASAIFLPYRAEVGPAGSQFGILACLFVELFQSWQILARPWRAFFKLLAVVLFLFTFGLLPWIDNFAHISGFISGLFLSFAFLPYISFGKFDLYRKRCQIIIFQVVFLGLLAGLVVLFYVYPVRCEWCEFLTCIPFTDKFCEKYELDAQLH; this is encoded by the exons ATGAGTGAGGCCCGCAGGGACAGCACGAGCAGCCTGCAGCGCAAGAAGCCACCCTGGCTAAAGCTGGACATTCCCTCTGCGGTGCCCCTGACGGCAGAAGAGCCCAGCTTCCTGCAG CCCCTGAGGCGACAGGCTTTCCTGAGGAGTGTGAGTATGCCAGCCGAGACAGCCCACATCTCTTCGCCGCACCATGAGCTCCGGCGGCCGGTGCTGCAACGCCAGACGTCCATCACACAGACCATCCGCAG GGGGACCGCCGACTGGTTTGGAGTGAGCAAGGACAGTGACAGCACCCAGAAATGGCAGCGCAAGAGCATCCGTCACTGCAGCCAGCGCTACGGGAAGCTGAAGCCCCAGGTCCTCCGGGAGCTGGACCTGCCCAGCCAGGACAACGTGTCGCTGACCAGCACCGAGACGCCACCCCCACTGTACGTGGGGCCGTGCCAGCTGGGCATGCAGAAG atCATAGACCCCCTGGCCCGTGGCCGTGCCTTCCGTGTGGCAGATGACACTGCGGAAGGCCTGAGTGCCCCACACACTCCCGTCACGCCGGGTGCTGCCTCCCTCTGCTCCTTCTCCAGCTCCCGCTCAGGTTTCCACCGGCTCCCGCGGCGGCGCAAGCGAGAGTCGGTGGCCAAGATGAGCTTCCGGGCGGCCGCAGCACTGATGAAA GGCCGCTCCGTCAGGGATGGCACCTTTCGCCGGGCACAGCGTCGAAGCTTCACTCCAGCTAGCTTTCTGGAGGAGGACACAACTGATTTCCCCGATGAGCTGGACACATCCTTCTTTGCCCGG GAAGGTATCCTCCACGAAGAGCTGTCCACATACCCGGATGAAGTTTTCGAGTCCCCATCGGAGGCAGCGCTAAAGGACTGGGAGAAGGCACCGGAGCAGGCGGACCTCACCGGCGGGGCCCTGGACCGCAGCGAGCTTGAGCGCAGCCACCTGATGCT GCCCTTGGAGCGAGGCTGGCGGAAGCAGAAGGAGGGCGCCGCAGCCCCGCAGCCCAAGGTGCGGCTCCGACAGGAGGTGGTGAGCACCGCGGGGCCGCGACGGGGCCAGCGTATCGCGGTGCCGGTGCGCAAGCTCTTCGCCCGGGAGAAGCGGCcgtatgggctgggcatggtgggacggCTCACCAACCGCACCTACCGCAAGCGCATCGACAGCTTCGTCAAGCGCCAGATCGAGGACATGGACGACCACAG GCCCTTCTTCACCTACTGGCTTACCTTCGTGCACTCGCTCGTCACCATTCTAGCCGTGTGCATCTATGGCATCGCGCCCGTGGGCTTCTCGCAGCATGAAACGGTGGACTCG GTGCTGCGGAACCGCGGGGTCTACGAGAACGTCAAGTACGTGCAGCAGGAGAACTTCTGGATCGGGCCCAGCTCG GAAGCCCTCATCCACCTGGGCGCCAAGTTTTCGCCCTGCATGCGCCAGGACCCGCAGGTGCACAGCTTCATTCGCTCAGCGCGCGAGCGCGAGAAGCACTCCGCCTGCTGCGTGCGCAACGACAGGTCGGGCTGCGTGCAGACCTCGGAGGAGGAGTGCTCG TCCACGCTGGCAGTGTGGGTGAAGTGGCCCATCCATCCCAGCGCCCCAGAGCTTGCGGGCCACAAGAGACAGTTTGGCTCTGTCTGCCACCAGGATCCCAG GGTGTGTGATGAGCCCTCCTCCGAAGACCCTCATGAGTGGCCAgaagacatcaccaagtggccg ATCTGCACCAAAAACAGCGCCGGGAACCACACCAACCATCCCCACATGGACTGTGTCATCACAGGACGGCCCTGCTGCATTGGCACCAAGGGCAG GTGTGAGATCACCTCCAGGGAGTACTGTGACTTCATGAGGGGCTACTTCCATGAGGAGGCCACGCTCTGCTCTCAG ATGACTGTCCTGCGGGACCTGGAGAAGCTGGCAGGCTGGCACCGCATAGCCATCATCTACCTGCTGAGTGGTGTCACCGGCAACCTGGCCAGTGCCATCTTCCTGCCATACCGAGCAGAG GTGGGTCCTGCTGGTTCCCAGTTCGGCATCCTGGCCTGCCTCTTCGTGGAGCTCTTCCAGAGCTGGCAGATCCTGGCGCGGCCCTGGCGTGCCTTCTTCAAGCTGCTGGCTGTGGTGCTCTTCCTCTTCACCTTTGGGCTGCTGCCGTGGATTGACAACTTTGCCCACATCTCGGGGTTCATCAGtggcctcttcctctccttcgCCTTCTTGCCCTACATCAGCTTTGGCAAGTTCGACCTGTACCGGAAACGCTGCCAGATCATCATCTTTCAGGTGGTCTTCCTGGGCCTCCTGGCTGGCCTGGTGGTCCTCTTCTACGTCTATCCTGTCCGCTGTGAGTGGTGTGAGTTCCTCACCTGCATCCCCTTCACTGACAAGTTCTGTGAGAAGTACGAACTGGACGCTCAGCTCCACTGA